A stretch of Rickettsia rickettsii DNA encodes these proteins:
- the rpsI gene encoding 30S ribosomal protein S9, producing the protein MPELKIKTEKVEKQLTKEPLVLKTPKEKIDNLGKFYATGKRKNAIARVWLKVGKGKIVVNKKTIAQYFPSETYVKTILQPFVLTKTIDQYDIICTVRGGGISGQKGAILHGISKALDKSAPDFRAILRKGGLLTRDSRVVERKKYGQRKARKKTQFSKR; encoded by the coding sequence ATGCCCGAGTTAAAAATTAAAACAGAAAAAGTAGAAAAGCAGTTAACTAAAGAACCTTTAGTATTAAAAACTCCTAAAGAAAAAATAGATAATTTAGGCAAGTTTTATGCTACAGGTAAAAGAAAAAATGCTATAGCACGAGTATGGCTTAAAGTAGGAAAAGGAAAAATAGTTGTTAATAAAAAAACAATAGCCCAGTATTTTCCTTCTGAAACTTATGTGAAAACTATCTTACAGCCGTTTGTCTTAACAAAAACTATTGATCAGTATGATATAATTTGTACTGTTAGAGGTGGAGGAATTTCAGGGCAGAAAGGTGCTATTTTACATGGAATTTCTAAAGCTTTAGATAAATCTGCTCCAGATTTTCGTGCTATTTTGCGTAAAGGTGGTCTTTTAACACGTGATTCTAGGGTAGTAGAGCGTAAGAAATACGGACAACGTAAAGCACGTAAGAAAACACAATTCTCTAAACGTTAA
- a CDS encoding peptidase M15, whose protein sequence is MYTSFDLFDEALPNDSKLIDKQYLAKRNYLCSKIQKHNFKACKIEWWHYTTCR, encoded by the coding sequence ATGTATACTTCTTTTGACTTATTTGATGAAGCTTTACCTAATGATAGTAAATTAATTGATAAGCAATATTTAGCAAAACGTAATTATTTATGTTCTAAGATACAAAAACATAATTTTAAAGCATGTAAAATTGAGTGGTGGCATTATACAACTTGCAGATGA
- a CDS encoding RNA pyrophosphohydrolase codes for MSNSSKKHLDLPYRPGVGMMILNADNHIFVGKRIDTKISAWQMPQGGIVPGETPSIAAMREMLEEIGSDKGYIIAESKCWYSYDVPSFLIPKLWNGNFRGQKQRWFLIRFTGNNEDININTSNPEFDQWRWASLDELLSIIIPFKRKLYQAVVKEFESLIQ; via the coding sequence ATGAGCAATTCTTCCAAAAAACATCTTGATTTACCATATAGACCAGGGGTCGGCATGATGATATTAAATGCCGATAACCATATATTCGTCGGTAAAAGAATAGATACAAAAATATCTGCATGGCAAATGCCGCAAGGTGGGATAGTTCCCGGCGAAACACCAAGTATTGCAGCAATGCGTGAGATGTTAGAAGAAATAGGCAGCGATAAAGGATATATTATTGCCGAAAGCAAATGCTGGTATAGTTATGATGTACCAAGCTTTTTAATACCTAAACTGTGGAACGGTAATTTTCGTGGACAAAAACAACGCTGGTTTTTAATTAGGTTTACCGGAAATAACGAAGATATTAATATAAATACCTCTAATCCGGAATTTGACCAATGGCGTTGGGCATCACTTGATGAACTCTTATCTATTATAATACCGTTTAAACGTAAACTTTACCAAGCCGTCGTAAAAGAATTTGAATCATTAATTCAGTAA
- a CDS encoding PleD family two-component system response regulator, with amino-acid sequence MTTILVVDDIEPNIKLLTAKLLKEYYTVLTANSGKEALAILKKEKIDIILLDVMMPEIDGFEVCKTIKTDPETTHIPVVMVTALSDIDDRVKGLEAGADEFLTKPINDTALFVRLKSLSRMKSLIDELKLRNSTNALLGVTNIEMHDTFADKKILLINDDVVQTKNIKQMLLKLTQNVKVISNSDELDIINEYTPDLVIISSTLENDDPLRISVILRGKAEISGVVIILQIDEDGMPLVVKGIELGINDYFVYPIEESELLARIRTQLRRKQYQDNLRNDLEQSVNLAVKDGLTGLFNRRYFDIHLKQIIEKTNKESIKLCLLMCDIDNFKHVNDTYGHQAGDKVLTIVSRILKNTLRVTDLIARFGGEEFTILLTDIDISKAIETAERVRVKIEYMNFHIEDQIEPLKTTISIGVTKYKKEESIESFIERADKAMYEAKTTGKNKVVKL; translated from the coding sequence ATGACCACAATATTAGTAGTAGATGATATAGAACCCAATATTAAGTTACTAACAGCCAAACTTTTAAAAGAGTATTATACGGTTCTTACTGCAAATAGCGGTAAAGAAGCACTAGCAATTCTTAAAAAAGAAAAAATTGATATTATACTACTTGATGTTATGATGCCGGAAATTGATGGATTTGAGGTATGTAAAACGATAAAAACCGATCCGGAAACTACTCATATACCGGTTGTAATGGTAACTGCACTTTCCGATATTGATGATCGAGTTAAAGGTCTTGAGGCAGGAGCTGATGAGTTTTTAACAAAGCCGATTAACGATACTGCTCTATTTGTAAGACTTAAATCGCTATCTAGAATGAAAAGCTTAATTGATGAGTTAAAGCTTCGTAATAGCACTAATGCATTATTAGGCGTAACAAATATCGAAATGCATGACACTTTTGCAGATAAAAAAATATTACTCATTAATGATGATGTGGTGCAAACTAAAAATATAAAACAAATGTTACTTAAGCTTACCCAAAACGTAAAGGTAATAAGTAATTCCGATGAATTAGATATTATAAATGAATATACCCCCGATTTAGTAATTATCAGTAGTACGCTCGAAAATGACGATCCTTTGAGGATCAGTGTTATTTTAAGAGGTAAAGCAGAAATAAGCGGCGTAGTAATAATTTTACAAATTGATGAAGACGGTATGCCTTTGGTTGTGAAAGGTATTGAACTCGGTATTAATGATTATTTCGTTTATCCTATAGAGGAAAGCGAATTGCTTGCTAGAATTAGAACACAATTAAGACGTAAGCAATATCAAGATAATTTACGTAATGATCTTGAACAAAGTGTCAATTTAGCAGTTAAAGACGGTCTAACCGGCTTATTTAATCGTCGCTATTTCGATATACATCTCAAACAAATTATTGAGAAAACTAATAAAGAAAGTATTAAATTATGTTTACTTATGTGCGATATCGACAATTTTAAACATGTAAACGATACTTACGGTCATCAAGCAGGCGATAAGGTTTTAACAATTGTATCCCGTATTTTGAAGAATACTCTCAGAGTAACAGACTTAATAGCAAGATTCGGCGGTGAAGAATTTACTATACTCTTAACGGATATAGATATTTCTAAAGCAATTGAAACTGCGGAGAGAGTGAGAGTTAAAATAGAATATATGAATTTTCACATTGAAGATCAAATTGAACCTTTAAAAACAACTATTTCAATCGGAGTTACGAAATATAAAAAAGAAGAATCAATAGAATCTTTCATTGAACGTGCTGACAAAGCTATGTATGAAGCTAAAACAACGGGTAAAAATAAAGTAGTAAAATTATAA
- the efp gene encoding elongation factor P: MKISANSIRTGNILVYNNDLWVVSKTPEHTQPGKGGAYVQVEMKNLKTGTKRNERFSSADYLEKAELEQKDYQFLYFEGDDLVLMDTKHFDQINISKEMLEEKLSFLTENMIVKIEFYNDKPLNIELPPTVILEISETDPVIKGATATASYKPAILENGIKVKVPQYLEIGEKIVVKTDDMTYVERAK; the protein is encoded by the coding sequence ATGAAAATTTCAGCAAATTCAATTAGAACAGGTAACATATTAGTGTATAATAATGATTTATGGGTTGTCAGCAAAACACCGGAACATACTCAACCCGGGAAAGGTGGAGCTTATGTACAAGTTGAGATGAAAAATTTAAAAACAGGGACAAAGCGTAACGAAAGATTCAGTTCTGCCGATTATTTAGAAAAAGCTGAACTTGAACAAAAAGATTATCAATTTTTATATTTTGAAGGTGATGATTTGGTATTAATGGATACTAAACATTTTGATCAAATAAATATTTCCAAGGAAATGTTAGAAGAAAAATTATCTTTCTTAACTGAAAATATGATTGTTAAAATCGAATTTTATAATGACAAGCCTTTAAATATTGAGCTTCCTCCAACTGTTATACTTGAAATTAGTGAAACTGATCCGGTAATAAAAGGAGCAACCGCTACCGCTTCTTATAAACCAGCAATTTTAGAAAACGGTATTAAAGTTAAGGTCCCGCAATATTTAGAAATAGGAGAAAAAATTGTTGTTAAAACTGATGATATGACATATGTCGAGCGAGCGAAGTAA
- a CDS encoding inositol monophosphatase family protein codes for MQPITNLLINALRKAVKFLHRDFLELEMLQKNSVRNEEFCKRSYLKLKTLLCEELQKYTQYLFFPEDKFDLNNNYESVFLINPIDSPNNFARSIPFFAISVTYLKRNQEVLIPTSTVIYFPALNEIYYAEKGKGAWIEKNNLNSNYQGLRLRVSDNADLKNCLAIIEGVNHNDLEEIEVDNIRSFGSLCYGATLVASGKADLICLSSLLNFTLYYAFELFIKEAGGIIIDSSGKFLYSNRYIAKKLKKY; via the coding sequence ATGCAACCTATAACTAATTTATTAATTAATGCCCTGCGTAAAGCTGTTAAGTTTTTGCATAGAGATTTTTTAGAACTCGAAATGCTACAAAAAAACTCTGTAAGAAATGAAGAATTTTGTAAGCGATCTTATTTAAAATTAAAAACTTTATTATGTGAAGAATTACAAAAATATACACAATATTTATTTTTTCCGGAGGATAAATTCGATTTAAATAATAATTATGAGAGTGTTTTTTTAATTAATCCTATAGATAGCCCAAATAATTTCGCCAGAAGCATACCTTTTTTTGCGATATCCGTAACTTATTTAAAAAGGAATCAAGAAGTTTTAATTCCTACTTCTACAGTAATATATTTTCCTGCTCTTAATGAAATTTATTATGCTGAAAAAGGTAAGGGAGCTTGGATAGAAAAAAATAATTTAAACTCTAATTATCAAGGATTAAGACTTAGAGTTTCCGATAATGCCGATTTAAAAAACTGTTTAGCAATTATTGAAGGTGTAAATCATAATGATTTGGAGGAGATAGAGGTAGATAATATTAGATCTTTTGGTTCTCTTTGCTATGGGGCTACGCTTGTAGCGTCAGGTAAAGCGGATTTAATATGTTTATCATCATTATTAAATTTTACATTATATTATGCATTTGAGCTTTTTATTAAGGAAGCAGGCGGGATAATTATAGATTCTAGCGGTAAATTTCTATATTCAAATCGTTATATTGCTAAAAAACTTAAAAAATATTAG
- a CDS encoding DUF2610 domain-containing protein, with product MAHYKEFEFDCDFSGQRAKFKFYIGTPQEGHHPLQFQAKWLSDERGGTIPDDVMQAISQLNDLAKKNGVPLPDLCVYALGSAQEVQATPQDEDENESENQEDKAEQA from the coding sequence ATGGCACATTATAAAGAGTTTGAATTTGACTGCGATTTTAGTGGACAAAGAGCCAAGTTTAAGTTTTATATAGGTACGCCTCAAGAAGGGCATCACCCGCTACAATTTCAAGCAAAATGGTTATCTGACGAAAGAGGTGGTACTATTCCTGATGATGTTATGCAAGCAATATCACAGCTAAATGATCTTGCCAAAAAAAACGGTGTTCCACTTCCGGATTTATGCGTATATGCTCTTGGTTCTGCGCAAGAAGTCCAAGCTACCCCTCAAGACGAAGATGAAAACGAGAGTGAGAACCAAGAGGATAAAGCAGAGCAGGCATAG
- a CDS encoding phosphatidylserine decarboxylase produces the protein MKQYNDLFKIIHREGYIFIASFALVSFLLASFNEKLGCIGCIATAWCIYFFRNPDRFVPISDDLVISPADGIIQEIKEALPPPELGLGDVEMIRVSIFLNLFNVHVNRIPANGKILALHYNPGKFFNASLDKASIYNERQSVLMEMAQGQKIVFVQIAGLIARRIVCDLEEGNEVKTGERYGIIRFGSRVDVYLPLKTALLVSKGQTAIGGETIIADFGRKKTTEFKFERK, from the coding sequence ATGAAACAATATAATGATTTATTTAAAATTATTCATCGTGAAGGATATATATTTATTGCTAGCTTTGCATTAGTAAGTTTTTTATTAGCATCGTTTAATGAAAAACTTGGCTGTATTGGATGTATTGCTACTGCTTGGTGTATTTATTTTTTCCGTAATCCTGATCGCTTTGTGCCTATAAGTGATGATCTGGTAATAAGTCCCGCAGATGGAATAATTCAAGAAATTAAGGAAGCATTGCCGCCTCCGGAATTAGGACTTGGTGATGTGGAAATGATTAGAGTGAGTATTTTTCTAAATCTTTTTAATGTCCATGTTAATAGAATCCCGGCAAACGGAAAAATTTTAGCACTTCATTATAATCCAGGAAAATTTTTTAATGCTTCACTCGATAAAGCTAGTATTTATAATGAGCGTCAATCAGTATTAATGGAAATGGCTCAAGGTCAGAAAATTGTTTTTGTTCAAATAGCCGGACTTATAGCAAGGCGTATAGTTTGTGATTTAGAAGAGGGTAATGAAGTTAAAACGGGCGAGCGATACGGTATAATTCGTTTCGGTAGCAGAGTAGATGTTTATCTACCGTTGAAAACAGCTTTATTAGTGAGTAAAGGGCAGACTGCTATAGGCGGTGAAACTATCATTGCTGATTTTGGACGTAAAAAGACAACAGAATTTAAGTTTGAAAGGAAGTAG
- the pssA gene encoding CDP-diacylglycerol--serine O-phosphatidyltransferase, whose product MLKMRKSIITKPVPLIKLIPNFITLLGLVTGMSSIKFALDSRWELAVYCIIVAAIIDSIDGRIARMLNAVSPFGAELDSLCDFANFGIAPAYLIYLWSFQQYEYKVFSSAVMLLFIVCMALRLARFNVGIYQPKQDKTDYFFTGVPAPCGALLALMPVMIDFEIGTLLNINTRTHTITINIYLAIIAFLLASRLPTISTKNLSIKPEYLSLAMILVALVIINLIIYPWYSLPLIAVIYILSIPICYFFKHRGYW is encoded by the coding sequence TTGTTAAAAATGCGTAAATCTATAATAACTAAGCCTGTACCTCTAATAAAATTAATTCCCAACTTTATTACGTTGCTTGGTTTAGTAACCGGTATGAGTTCTATAAAATTTGCTTTGGATAGCAGATGGGAACTTGCGGTATATTGCATTATAGTAGCGGCAATTATTGACAGTATCGATGGTAGAATAGCAAGGATGCTAAATGCAGTTAGTCCATTTGGTGCAGAGCTTGATTCATTATGCGATTTTGCTAATTTCGGTATAGCTCCTGCCTATCTGATATATTTATGGTCTTTTCAACAATATGAGTATAAGGTATTTTCATCAGCGGTAATGTTATTATTTATAGTGTGTATGGCACTACGTTTAGCTCGCTTTAACGTTGGTATTTATCAACCGAAACAAGATAAAACTGACTATTTTTTTACCGGTGTACCTGCCCCATGCGGTGCTTTACTTGCTTTAATGCCTGTAATGATAGATTTTGAAATCGGTACGTTATTAAATATCAATACCCGTACTCATACTATAACAATTAATATATATTTGGCTATTATAGCTTTTCTACTTGCTAGTAGGCTTCCTACAATTTCAACAAAAAATTTGAGTATTAAACCTGAATATTTATCGCTTGCAATGATTTTAGTTGCTCTTGTTATTATAAATCTTATCATATATCCATGGTATTCACTGCCGTTAATTGCAGTTATATATATTCTTTCTATACCAATTTGTTATTTTTTTAAACATAGAGGGTATTGGTAA